The following proteins come from a genomic window of Nicotiana tomentosiformis chromosome 12, ASM39032v3, whole genome shotgun sequence:
- the LOC104110911 gene encoding lipoxygenase 6, chloroplastic-like, with protein MFKIQHGPPVTLSTHIQSVSIVRRLEDIASTGSSRRTTSSVARFSSDQYWNMAIGNWVRIRAANNSTRNVIESTVDDEVVSTVESEGESIDVKAVVMLRKKMKGKISDKIGEWMESITKGIIGGAMLIQLVSEDIDPDTKSGKILECYAGSWLPKASDNPSIVEYTANFIVPSDFRRPGAIILTNFHDKEVHLVQIVIHGFGEGPITFPANTWIHSWKDDPDSRIIFRNQAYLPHQTAPGIRVLRREDLLKIRGNGNGERKRHERVYDYALYNDLGNPDKSNDLSRPVFGGEERPYPRRCRTGRSPTKTDPCAESIAESPHPVYVPRDEAFEEIKEDTLSAKRWNGLMHNLIPAIVAKFLSPNIPFNSFTDIDKLYIDGLSSKDENQKESLINQILFAGERLLKFEIPVIRRDRFAWLRDHEFARQTLAGVNPVNIELLKELPILSKLDPQIYGPPESAITKALIEPELNGMKIEEAIENKRLFILDHHDMFLPFIENINSLSGIKAYASRAVLFYTPTGILRPVIIELSLPPTPASPRTNRIFTPGHDATTSWLWKLAKAHVCSNDATIFQMVNHWMRIHACAEPYIIATHRQLSSMHPIYKLLHPHMRYTLQVNAFSRKTFISANGIVEALDCAGKYGVELSSAAYQNLWRFDMEALPADLVKRGMAVEDPAAPCGVKLVIEDYPYAADGLLLYSAIKELVESYVEHYYSEPDSVTSDVELQGWWNEIKNKGHPDKKDEPWWPNLITKEDLSGILTTMIWVVSGNHAAINFGQYPLGGYVLHRPTLMRKLIPQEEEPDYKQFLLDPEQMFLSSLPTQFQATKLLAVQDAVSTHSPDEEYLPQLQQLHSFLNNDQQVIEMYERFSARLVEIEQTIKERNEDATLINRCGAGTAPYELLIPSSLGPGVTGRGVPNSITN; from the exons ATGTTCAAAATTCAACATGGACCACCAGTCACTCTCAGCACACACATTCAAAGTGTCTCCATCGTCCGGCGACTCGAGGACATTGCCAGCACTGGGAGTAGTCGACGAACCACATCATCGGTAGCCCGGTTTTCAAGTGATCAGTACTGGAATATGGCCATCGGTAACTGGGTAAGGATACGTGCAGCGAATAATAGTACAAGAAATGTTATCGAGAGTACTGTTGATGATGAGGTGGTTTCAACTGTAGAAAGTGAAGGAGAATCAATAGATGTGAAGGCAGTGGTTATGTTAAGGAAAAAGATGAAAGGGAAGATCTCAGATAAGATTGGAGAATGGATGGAATCAATTACAAAAGGAATAATTGGTGGTGCAATGTTGATTCAGCTCGTTAGCGAAGATATTGACCCTG ATACCAAATCAGGGAAAATTTTAGAATGTTATGCTGGGAGCTGGTTGCCCAAGGCATCAGATAACCCGTCTATAGTTGAATACACTGCTAACTTCATAGTGCCAAGTGATTTTCGTCGTCCTGGAGCTATCATCCTCACCAATTTCCATGACAAAGAGGTGCACTTAGTGCAAAttgtaattcatggttttggtGAAGGTCCAATAACCTTTCCTGCGAATACATGGATTCATTCTTGGAAGGACGATCCGGATAGTAGAATTATCTTCAGAAATCAG GCATATCTACCGCACCAAACGGCCCCTGGCATAAGGGTTCTTCGTCGTGAAGACTTGCTGAAGATTCGTGGTAATGGAAATGGTGAAAGGAAAAGACATGAACGCGTCTATGACTATGCACTTTATAATGATTTGGGCAATCCTGACAAAAGCAATGATCTGTCTCGGCCTGTATTTGGTGGTGAGGAGAGACCTTATCCTAGGCGTTGCCGAACTGGAAGATCTCCAACTAAAACAG ATCCATGTGCAGAGAGTATAGCAGAATCACCTCATCCAGTTTATGTTCCTAGAGATGAAGCCTTTGAGGAAATTAAGGAGGATACACTTTCTGCCAAAAGGTGGAACGGTCTCATGCACAACCTGATACCAGCTATTGTTGCTAAATTCTTGAGTCCAAATATTCCCTTCAACAGCTTTACAGACATAGACAAGCTATATATTGATGGTCTTTCCTCAAAAGATGAAAATCAAAAGGAGAGTTTGATCAACCAAATACTTTTTGCTGGTGAAAGATTGCTCAAGTTCGAGATTCCTGTCATCAGGC GAGATAGATTTGCTTGGCTACGAGACCATGAATTTGCACGCCAGACTTTGGCAGGGGTTAACCCTGTTAACATCGAACTACTTAAG GAACTTCCAATTCTCAGTAAACTGGATCCACAAATTTATGGTCCTCCTGAGTCAGCAATTACAAAGGCCCTAATAGAACCAGAGCTAAATGGAATGAAAATTGAGGAG GCTATTGAGAACAAGAGACTGTTCATACTAGATCACCATGACATGTTTCTTCCATTTATTGAGAATATAAACTCCTTGTCCGGGATCAAAGCTTATGCTTCCAGAGCAGTTCTTTTCTACACACCAACAGGTATTTTAAGACCAGTTATTATTGAACTCTCACTTCCTCCAACTCCTGCTTCACCAAGGACCAATCGCATATTCACTCCTGGCCATGATGCTACAACTAGTTGGCTTTGGAAGCTAGCTAAAGCGCATGTTTGCTCCAATGACGcaaccatttttcaaatggttaATCATTG GATGAGAATCCATGCATGTGCAGAACCATACATTATTGCCACCCATAGGCAATTAAGTTCTATGCACCCAATTTACAAGCTGCTGCATCCTCATATGCGCTACACATTGCAAGTCAATGCTTTTTctaggaaaacctttataagtgcAAATGGAATTGTTGAGGCTCTCGACTGCGCAGGGAAGTATGGGGTGGAGCTAAGCTCTGCTGCCTACCAGAACCTATGGCGATTCGATATGGAAGCATTGCCTGCTGATTTGGTTAAAAG GGGCATGGCTGTGGAAGATCCAGCAGCACCATGTGGAGTGAAACTTGTAATTGAAGACTACCCTTATGCAGCAGATGGCCTTCTCTTATATTCTGCAATAAAAGAACTTGTGGAGTCGTATGTGGAGCACTATTATTCTGAGCCTGATTCTGTCACTTCCGATGTTGAGCTCCAAGGGTGGTGGAATGAGATCAAGAACAAGGGACACCCTGATAAGAAAGATGAGCCTTGGTGGCCAAACCTTATTACTAAAGAAGACTTATCTGGCATACTTACCACAATGATTTGGGTTGTTTCTGGTAACCATGCAGCTATAAACTTCGGACAGTATCCGTTGGGGGGCTACGTGCTGCATCGTCCCACCTTAATGCGGAAACTCATTCCTCAAGAAGAAGAGCCTGACTACAAGCAATTTCTTCTTGACCCCGAACAAATGTTTCTGTCATCTTTGCCTACTCAATTTCAGGCAACCAAGTTGTTAGCCGTTCAAGATGCTGTGTCGACACATTCTCCAGACGAGGAATACTTGCCTCAGCTGCAACAGCTTCACAGCTTCTTAAACAATGATCAACAAGTAATAGAAATGTATGAACGATTCTCTGCAAGATTGGTGGAGATTGAGCAGACTATAAAAGAGAGAAATGAGGATGCAACTCTTATAAACCGGTGTGGTGCTGGTACTGCTCCCTATGAGCTGCTTATACCCTCATCATTAGGTCCTGGTGTAACTGGTAGGGGTGTTCCTAACAGCATCACTAACTGA